The genomic window TCCCAACAGCGGGAGTGGTGGCCTTCCGCACCATCAGAAAGATACACAATCACCGTGTTATCCAGCATCGTGCCATTCCCTTCAGGAATCGCATCGAGCTTTTTCATCAGGCCAGCGATCAGCTCAAAATGGTAACGGCGAATCATGTCGTACAATTCAGACCAGGTTTTTCCCTGATAGCTTCCGCCATGGCCAATACCATGCTTGCCCAGTTGAATCCCGAGACCTTTGAAGGTGATGTCGAAATCGCGGATACCGGCTGCCGATGAAATTGTGAGAACATTAGTCAGCCCACAGATCAGTGCTGCCGCACCAATATCGAATTGGGCATCCAGCCGATCAGTTTCTACCTCGCTGGTGTACTTGTTGCTGGTCACCGGAGCTTTCTCCCGCAAGGTATGCTCAATAGCATTGAGCTTACTTTGACGATCCCGCAGTGATTCAAATGTTTCCAGATAAGCAGAAAGTTGCTGCCTTTCTTCACCAGCAAGTTGCTTTTCTGCTCGCGAAATATCGTCCTTCATAAAATCGAGCAGATTATTGCGTGCGGTAAACTCCTGTTTTGCTGCACCACTGGCCACACTGCCAAACAGGTGGGAATATGCCTGGTCTGGTTTGCAGATAATCGGCAAGCCTTTGTCTGCCGCTAAGGCCGAAATGCTGTAGACCACGTTGTTCTGCAGGCTTTTGGAAATCCCCAGCCCCACGTGTGGGAAAATGCCAGGTATCGCCTTTGCTAACGCACCATCAACCGTTTCTCCACCAATTTTGGTGCTTTCGCCTTTGGTAACAAAACAGCCCAGTGCACCAAAATTATTCGAATGGCCCCCACCGTTGATGCGGCCGGAAAGTCCCTGAATGATGGTCAACTTGTCCTGCCACTTTTTGACTGGCTCCAGAGAGAATGGTAACGTGCGGTCTTTCAATGTTGTTTGAAACAATTGCTCCGGCCCATTGTGGGCCTGTTGTGGGCGAGATTTTCTTGTGATGCCCGACGGTGCCAGGTGCTGGGGCGGCACACCATTACTTTCCACCACAAAGACAAATCGCTTTTGGGTAATTGGTGCACCCGCAGCCTGGGCAGTCAACTTGGTAAGAATCGGACTTAACAGTAAGCCACTGGATGACAAGCCGATGCCATGCAGCATTTCTCGGCGATTCGGGTAGAGATGCATCTTATTTGTCCTTGTTGGTAGATAGCTGTTTGGTTGGTGTTTTTGTCGTGACGTTTGTACGGTACAGGAATGCTTCGCTGGAAAGCAACTCGATCACCAGTGCCTTCATGCTTCCCTGACTGGCTCGATATGCCCGGTGGGCTGCCTGCAGGCTTGGTCCATCGCCCAGGTTTTCATTACGGGCCAGCCAGTACCGAAATGCATGGCGAATGAAAACCTGTTCCACATACTCTGATTTCGCCAGTCGATGGATTAATGCAATTCCGTGATCAACGTCGCCAGACACTGTCTTGATTGTCGGCTGATCGCCAGAAATCAGATCGATTCGCCCATGGGCAGCGACGGGAACAGATCGGAAAATTTCACCCAGTGGCTTCCCTTTTTTATCTTTGTTGGCAGCCGTTGCTTGCAGATCGACCACTGGTTCAGTGGTGCGGTAGCGCCCATAATGGTCGTACATTTCAAAAGTCAGTCCCAGGGGGTTCATCAATTGGTGGCACTTCCAGCAATATTCCTGCTGGGTAACCATCATCCGCTCACGTAACGTCTTTTCTGGTGCGTGTGGCAGTTGAGCATCTACCGTAATGGGGATATCAGGCACCACGCCTCCTAACAGGCGTTCGCGAATCCACTTCCCACGATGAATCGCGTGATTGTCGTCGCTTGTGGACATCGCCACTAACCACGAAGGCTGGGTCAGGATGCCCGCCCGCTGGTCTTTGGGCAATTCCACTGGTTGCGAAGTGGGAAAATCGGTCAGGTTGTACGATTCGTAAATACTTTTGCCGGGTAACTTGACTTCCTTACCCACAAATTTGGCGGGATTTTTCTTTTTCTCTTCCTCAAACTTCTGGATCGCCTCAAGGCGTTTTTTGCGGGTGTCCTCAGCGACAGAGGCCCCCACAAAACTGCGGTTGGTGGTCAGCAGTTCCAACAGCACATTTTTGTCTTCTTTCAAAATCAGTTCAATCAGCCGGTCGGTATCTGCCACCAGAATACGGGCATCGTGCTGGTTATTCTGTTTGGGATCTTTGAATACTTCATCAGCAGCCTGGTAGCCGAAGTATTCATGAAAAAATCTCATTATTCGAGATTTTTCCACTTTCGGATCGTCCCACAATTTCTGAATCGCTGCCTGAACACCTTCACGCGTTGCCAGTTTTCCTGCGGCAGCGTCTGCCAGTAACCATGCGGGTGGGCGGGAATCGGTCAGGCCATAATTGATCGCGTGGGCAATTTCCATTGCTGAAAGGCGTACTTTTTCTGCGTTCAGTTCGGCGGTGGCACCCAGTTCATAGCGAAAAATTGCTTCTGGCAGCAGAAAAACTGCGGCCAGCGTATAGCGAACACCCAGATCTGTCCCCGCAGCTTTGACATTTTTCTGCATCAGTGCCAGGAATCGCTCCAACTCGTCCACTGGGGGGGGGCGTTTCAACACCATCTGAAATTCCCATCGAATCGCCGTTTCATAGGTTGCATCGCTGACCGGTGTGCGTGGATCGAAGCACGCCAGCACTTCTTTGGCCACGAAACCAACGCCTTTTGGCACACCCGCCTCCAGTCGATAGGCGGTCTGCCGGTTGACGATTGCCAGAGCATTCCGAATCAGCATCGCGGTGACAGGTTCATCGACAAGTGGTGCTCCCATATCGCGGAAATTCTGATTGGAAGTAGCGGTAAACGGCTGAGTTACTCCGGGCACATTTTTACCCACTTCTGCAAGGAAGCGGGCATAAATTTCCGGGCTGAGCCGTCGAACACGTGGTGCGACTTCAAAAGGGGCTGCCTGCTGCGGGTCAAACAGCAATTCATGTGGCACCAGATTGCCATTCACCTGCTGTTCCCGTTTGGCAATGGAGATGCCCGCACGTTTCATTTCCTGTTTTAACCAGCCGAGGATCAGTTTTTTCTGGTGGGCAGATAGCTGGGCTTGCGATTTTGGCGGCATCGAACCATTGTTCAGTTTTTGATCCACCATGGCCCAGCGTGCCGCTGTGCCGCTGGTTTTCATATTGGCGGCCAGTTTCACCAGATTCAATTCACCCGAAGCCTTCTGATCGTTGTGGCACTGATAACAGAATTGTTTCAGCAGTGGGGCGACCGATTCTTGAAATTGGGACATGCTGGCATTTTCCAGTACTTGTTCATCAGCTTGAGAAGTCTGAAGCAAGCCAAGAAAAATGATCAGCAGCACAATTTTTCGCATCGCACACCCCCCACCAGCAAGTGGAACAATCACTGACACATTACGATAGGCAGTTTGTGGCAAAAATTAGGCAGAAAAAGTGGCTTGGGAAGAAAAAATGAGAATATTTTCACTATCGCTGAAAAATGGGCAGATATTCTGCTGGAACGGACAGGGCAATCACAGCAATGGCTGTTTGATACACGGTACCTGCGGAATGCGGCTCACTTTTGCTCCAGTGACCGTCACTTTGCTGCATTTTCAGGAACTTATCGGTAATGGTTGCATAATAATCCTGCCAGTCTTTCCCGCCCACCTGGTGCATTGCGTGGCAGGCATAGTAGTGGCCGTACCAGAAATGTTCTCGTGGGTCTTTCATGTTCTGTTTCAAATAGGTGACCGATTTACCGATATTTTTCTCATACTGACCACAAAGTTTCAGCACACAAATACCAGCCGCAGTACGGGCAAAGCCAGCGGACCCACTTTGAGGCATGTAGAGGTAACCGCCAGAGCGGCTGTCATAACAGGAATCGATATACTCCAGTGCTTTGTCGAGTGTTTTGTCGGGCACGTGCAAGCCACTGTCTTTGGCACCACGAAGTGCCATCACCTGCATGATGGTGACAGAAATATCCGCACCACTGGGTGATGGGGAGTAGCGCCAGCCACCATTAGAACTCTGGCTGCGAACAATCAAATCAACGGCCTTCTTCAGCACTTTTTTGAGGTCTTCATCGCCACCTTTGTTGCTGCCAGACATTCCCCATGCTTGGGAGAGAGCCAGTGTCGCCATGCCATGGCAATACATATTTCCACCACGGGCACCCACCAGGTAACCATCCCCATCACGCGAGGATGCCACCAGAAAACGGATTCCTTTAGAAACTTCAGGTCCGTATTTCCCTTTATTGGGCACATGTCCCTGGGACATGAAAGCCATGAGTGCATACCCAGTGATTGCGGTGTTGTTTGGATAACTGGGTTCACTCCAGGAACCGTCAGAGTTTTGGCGCTTGGCCAGCCACTCCAGTGCTTTATCCACTGCTTCCTGAGTCTTCTTTTCAATTTTGGGATGCTCGAATTTGTCGTCGGCACTCACTGCACCCGAACTTACAAGCAAACAAATCATGCCGATGATTACTATTCTCACCATTTCATCCTCTGCGAATCCCAAATCGAAACCAGATTACTTTTTCATCGGACCGCTGGGAACGGCTGATTTACCGCCAGCGACATTCATGAAGTACTGGCGAATCATTGTGCCATATTCCGGTGGGAGAGACCCACTGAGTGCCTGCATGATCATTTCACGCTGACGTGGGGGAAGATTAATGAAGGCACCATCGCCTTTGACATTATTCAACTGGGAAGGATCATTTTTCCCGCTGCCATCTGCGACGCGGTTGCCCTGGCCTTTGCTCTGATTGTTTTCCTGGCCTTTACCATCCTTACCTTGGCCCTTGCCCTCACCCATGCCTTCGCCCATCCCCATTCCCATGCCCATACCTTGGCCTTCACCCATGCCCATACCTTGGCCTTCGCCCATCCCCATTCCCATGCCCATACCTTGGCCTTCGCCCATCCCCATTCCCATGCCCATACCTTGGCCTTCACCCATCCCCATTCCCTGCTGGGCCTGAGCAAGTTGTTGAGCAGCCTGTAAGGTGTTGAGTGCTTGTTGCAACGATTGCTGTGCCTGTTGTTGCGATTGCTGTGCCTGAGCGGGTGCACCTTGCTGCAGCGACTGTTGAGCCTGAGCTAACTGCTGAGCAGCTTGACTGAGTTGTGGGGAAACCGCTGCAGGTGCCTGTGCCTGAGCTTGTTGCAATGCAGCCTGAGCAGCAGCAGTGGCCTGCTGCGATTGCTGCAGTGCCTGCGTCGCCTGGCGAATCTGGTCCTGTGCTTTTGCTAATTCACCAGCATTCTGAGCTTGCCCAGGTTGTGGTTGTCCCTGCATTGGCTTACCTTCCATCGGCTGACCCTGCATCGGATTCATCCCCATGGGTTGACCCTGCATTGGCTTGCCTTCCATGGGCTGCCCCTGCATTGGATTCATCCCCATAGGTTGACCTTGCATTGGCTTGCCTTCCATTGGTTGACCTTGCATCGGCTCACCCTGCATTGGCTTACCTTCCATCGGCTGACCCTGCATCGGCTTGCCTTCCATCGGCTGACCCTGCATTGGCTTGCCTTCCATCGGCTGACCCTGCATTGGCATGTTTTTGGCAGCTTCCTGCAATGCTTCAACAGCTTTATCCTGTGCTTCCAATGCCTTTTGCAAATCCCCTTGCTTCAATGCTTCTGCTGCTTGTTTGGCAGCTTCTTTTGCTTGTTCCTGATTCAATTCAGCAGCTTTCTGTGCCACTTGTTCCTGTAGCTTCTGCAGTTCGTTCGCCAATTGATCCATGGGCTCACCCTGCATTGGTTTGCCTTCCATCGGCTCACCCTGCATCGGCTTGCCTTCCATCGGTTGGCCCTGCATTGGATTCATTGGCTGACCATCCATTGGTTTCATCGGCTGGAGTTGCTCCTGGGCCTGACGTGCCAACTCTTGAGCCTGTTGAGCCTGATCCAATGCTTTTGCCAATTGATCCGCTGCGTTTTCGGGGGAGACCTGATTCGGCTGGAGTTTCGCCTGATCGGCGGCCTCTTCTGCCTTCTTCTTCGCTAACTCATCCTGAACTGCCTGTTGAGCTTTCTTTAGATCTTCGGCAGCTTTCGCAGCATCCTTCGCACCTTCCTGTGGTTTCGCCTGTTCGAGATTATTCTTGGCGGCTTCCATTTTAGGCTTGGAATTTTCAATGTTCTTAGCCGCTTCTGGTGCCACTTTTTCCAGTTCTTTGCTCAGGTCAACTGCTTTGGGCTGGATTTCACCCTGCTGCTTGGCAAGTTCCTTCGCTGAAGGCATCGGATCGGTTTTTTCACCTGGTTTGGGATCAGTCTTTTCGCCAGGCATCGGTTCGCCGTTCTTCGGATCGGTTTTTTCACCTGGTTTGGGATCAGTCTTTTCACCAGGCATCGGTTCGCCGTTCTTCGGATCGGTTTTTTCACCTGGTTTGGGATCAGTCTTTTCACCAGGCATCGGTTCGCCGTTCTTCGGATCCTGTTTGGCGAGTTGAGCTTCATCAGCAATTTTGCTTTCCTGCTTGACCAACTCGTCCAGTTTTTCCGCGGCCGCTTCCAGTTTAGCAATATCCTCTTTGCGTTGTTTCAAATCCTTGGCCAATTGCTCCAGGGCAGCCTTGGCCTGTTGAAGATCTTTCACCGCCTGATCCTGGTTTTTCACCGCATCAAGACCCTTTTCATCTTTCAGGGCGTCGGTGGCTTTTTCCATGGCCTGCTTCGCTTTGTCTAATGCATCTTTGGCGGGAGCATTATCAAGCAAAGGCTGTTGTTTCAGCTCTTCCGTTTTCTGGGCCAGCTGTTTCTGTTCCAGTGCCAATCGTGGCATCTGTTCTGTTTTGGTTCCCTTGGTTTGCTCGGTTTGTTCACGAGTTTTGGTTTGTTCCTTGATCAGGTCTTCCACTTTCTTCAAAGCAGATTCAACCGCAGCCAGGGGATCCGATTTTTTCTTCTCTTCTTTAGCAAGTTCTTCTTCAACTAACTTGCGAGCATTTTCCAGTTTTTCGAGTGCAGATTCCTGTGGTTTCTGCGCTTCGGTGGTATCCCGTACGGTATTATTCAGGGCTTCCTGAGCCTTTGCCATTTCTTGCTGCGATTCTTCGATCTTCTTCGCAATTTCTTCGGCAATATCTTTCGCAATATCTTTGGTATTATTCGCTTCAAAGTTCAGCTTTGCCTGCTCCCGTGCCATCGAGCGACCATGCTGAATCATCGCCGTCAGTCCAAAGCTCCGGCGGTCCGGTGTGGGCTGTTTCTGGGTTTCTTCGTTCAGAATCTTCTGAGCTTCAATCTGCTTATCCAGTTGATCTTTTATTTCCCGCAGGGCGGCGGCGGCATCCACCGGACCACGCAGATCGTGGGCCAGTTCCATCAGTAAATCAGCTGCTTTGTGCTGATTGACGGCGGCAGCATTTAACTCATTTTCTTTTAATAATTTCTGTGCCAGCACTTCCAGATCGTCAATTTTCCGCAGTTTGCTTTCCGCATTCGCTTTCAGCAATCGTGCCTGCTGGTCTTCCGAAAGTTCGCCCGCAACTTTTTTCAACTGCTGACCCAGCGAGGAAATATCCCGCTGCAGATCGGACTGCTCATCGGCGAGTTCGATGTTGCTATCTACAGCCACACCCGTGCGTCGACTGCCGGATCGGCGAATGGTATCCAGTGCCATTGATGCAATCCGCAGATTGTGCTGGGCTCGCCCCATCCTCTCGAACCGCTCTGCCGCCTGATCGAGGGTGCGGATCGTGTCGTACTTTGCCAGCAAGTCCTTCAAAGTCACAATCACTTCGCGGTGCTTGTTGTAGGCCTGCAAACTGGCAGCATTGGCATTCTTCTCATCCGGTGCGGTCACCGACTGCTCCAACAGCTTGATGATTTCGTTCATTTGCTGCTGACTCAGCCCACGCAGGGTAGTCACGGCATCGGCGAGCAACTTCTGTTCGTCAGGTTTGCTGAGCTGGTGGTAGCTCATGAAGCGGGTCATGGCACGCAGACGACGAGTCACCTGTTCTGTCTCTTCTTTAATTCGTCGTTGTTCTGCAGCCTGCTGGTTCACACTGACTTGATTTGGCTGCTGGGCGAATCCCAACGGTGCGAGTGCGGCTAACAGGAAAGCTGCGGCAGAACGTTTGGCCCATTTACTACGAACAGACATGAACAACCTCGTTTATTAAAGAGTACAAGACTCGGCACGATCACGGTTATTGGCGTGGCACATGTTCCAGGAGGGTTTCTTCCATGCGCACGAGTACACCCAGCCAGAAAATTCTGACTGTTGTAGATATATCGTTGCTTGTCCCCGCTGAATTTGCAATGGCAAAATACCCGCCTTGTTACGAATTCTTTACAATTCCACTCTGAATGATGAAAATATTCTCATGGAAGCGATTCTCTGTGGAAAATATCCCGTTGTTTTTTCTCCAGATCGCGTATCTTCTCTTCCGTCTGGCGAATCTGGTCTAATCGAAGTAACACATCGGTGGCACTGAGAATTTCTTTCATGCGGGTTTCCGACTGCCCAGGTGGGCGAGAGACTTTTCTCCCACCTGGCAGGGTAACCAGGGCCGGATTCCGGTCAAATACTTCCACAAAGTATTCAACACGATCCCCGATCTGAAGTTTCTGTTCCGAACCGTTCACCAGTTTGGTAACTTCGCCAGTATTGAAATCGAATCGGCCCCCACCTGACAAATAGCTGGGGATTGCCACTGGATCGAGCGATGGGATCGGGTGAAATTCGACCTGTTCTCCTTCGCTGGTATTCATGAACGCACCTGTGTTGGGATTAAACGACCCAGTCTTTTCCGTGGCAGCGATGGTGCTCAATGGGAAAATTCTGAAATTACTCTCATCATTGACGCGGTAGCGAAGTTGTGCTTTGCCCACACCGTTGGGTGACCGGCACAGATAGGCAATCGGAATTTTCCCACCCAGTGGGATGGGTAATCCTTCAATAATATCTTCTTCAGAAGTACGATCAAAGCCCAGTAGATATCGTTCCGGCAACAAATTCACCACCGGTGGGTCATCGGCAGCAATCTGAATCCCACGGGCAGGTGGGGTGGAGTTGTCAAAACCGTAAACATCTTTCACCACCACCCGGTAGCGGACCAGTTCCGGGCGGAGCAAAAACTGACCAGATGCGGTATACTGTGTCTGCCCCACCGCTTCAGCAACTTCATCAATATTCAGCAATACTTCTTCCAGCGGAACTTCCCGAGTGCCATCATCGCTGCGACGATAGAGCACCAGCACGGCTTCAGATAGTTTCTTCTGGGCGGTAATCCGGATTCGGGCCTGCGAAGAAGGCAATCCGATAATTTCCCCTTGGGTCTGATAAGATTCGTACGGCTTGCCGGACGGGGTGACACCCAGAAAGCCCGGTAATTGCACCCAGGCATCAATCTGGCTGACCACGGGTCGAGGTTCAAAAATCACCTGATGGTACGATTTGGTTCGCCCATCTCCAATCCAGGCACGGTGGGTGAAATTAATGGAAGAATGCGGAATTTCGGCACGGAAGATCTTTGCCCCACCTTCCTCGCGTTCGAAAGTCAACTGGTAACGATCCGCGGGTAACCCATCAGGTTTCACCCGCAGGCGACCCACTTCCTGATCGGAAATTTCGCCTGTCACACGATAGCGAATAATGACCTTATCGCCCGCGGCCCACAATTCCGGCGTCAGGTTTTCCAGTTGGTTGGTGCGTGGGATGTCCTGTGAGCCAAAAAACTGTCGTTTGACCAGAATTTCTAATGTTTCAGGTCCGTGCCAGATCAATAATGCAGCTAACAGCACCAGTGGAATGCTGATACAGGCGGCGGCCCACTTAAAACGCCGAATATCGGCAAATTGTGAAAATCGGTGTTGTTGGGCCAAAGTCTCAGATTCATTGGTCAATTGTCCCAGCAGTTCCACCGACATCCCTGCGCGGGCTGCCTTATCTTCCGATAATTGAATGGAGGTCACTAAACGGTGGCCAAAATCCGGAATTTGTTCTTCTACCCGGCGTGCAAGCAGAATCAGATCAGGTGCCTTCAACCAGGGTAATACCAGCCAGCGATAGGCGAAATAGCCAAACAACATGATCTGCAAGACTGTCAGCGGATTGCGCACCCACAAACGTGGGGTTTCCATCGAGCGGTCGACGATCCAGTCAATGGTAGTGGTAATGGCAAGCACTGCCACCACTAATGCAAGGAAACGTGCTGCACCCCAGGCCACATGGCACAACCGTTCCCGATGTTGCAGAGCCTTAAGTTTACTGAGGCCAACTGTAGGTAATAATACATTCATTGCGATGACAACTCTTGCCTGGCGTTGGTGGTCTGCTAACTCATGTTACTAAACTTGCGGATAATCCACTCCATCGTGAACAGCCCCACGATAATACCCCACACCAGCCAATTGGACCATAACAGGATTTCCTGTCGGCGGGACTGGGGAACTGTCTGAATCTGGATTGCACCAGCCATTTCATGCAGGCTTTCTTCTCGATAGAATCTTCCAGCAGATTTTTCCGCCAAGGCACTTAATTCGCGATAATTCATCGGACCTGGTGCCATTTCATGATCAGGCGGCAGGGTCACGCGATATTCCAGCACCGCATCCTCTCCCCCACTTCGAACCGTGAGGCGGTAACGACCTTGCTGGTCGTTGGGCAGGTTGGCGATGTAGTCCCCAGGCTGATTGGGCACCGCATTCAGGACTAATGATTGATTCCGCAATCCTTGTCCGTCCAGTTTTTCCAGCTTACCAACCACCCGTTCATCGGGCAGTGGGCGAAATTCCGGGGTGAACAGTCGGGCGTAGATGGCACCTGGTTTGCCGAATATCGCCTCACCGCCCGCAACCGAAAGTTGAGCGGAACTGGCACCCACAGCAGCAGGTAAGCCAATGGAATAGGCCACCTGACCCCAGAATCGCTCTAGGTACTTCTCCCCTTCGTTGTAACGCCAGCGATTTCATCGGTGCCGATAAAGAGCACCAGACCCTTACCATAATATTGGGTGGCCATCAGTGGCATGGGGGACTTATCTTCCAGTTGATCTTTGGGATGGACCACGAGATCAATTGCCGCTGCCCGCAGTTTTTTCACAGGATAGTACCAGTACCACCCGGGCAGTTCATTCCAGGTGTTTTCACTGATTTTCCGGTCATCATCCAGCATCATCATCGATGCACGCTTGCCAATTTCTGTCAGTTGTGGCTGATATTCAATCGGTCGTTTATCCACCAGACTGAACTGTTCGCTTTCCACTTCCACGGGCAGCAATTCTGCCAGTGTTGTGTTCACCCAGGTGGCGGGTGCGGCATTCAGGCCGGCAATCGCCACCAGGCCACGCCCTTCTGACACAAAATCGCGAATCCAGGTACGTTGATCGGAGGTGAAATAATTTGCATCCACATCGCCAATCACCAGCATGTGGTAAGAAAACAAATCTTTTCGTTCATCCGGGAAGTTGGGTCGGAACGGAGCACCCGCTTCCAGGGCACGGCGGTCGCCACTGGTAATGATGAACGTGGGTTCGATCCGTCGATCCCGCAGGAAAGACTGCATCAGAAACTTGAATTCCCAGCGGGGTTCACTTTCGATAACCAGTACACGCACCTTTTGATCGATTACCTTGACCGGTTTCGAAACCTGGTCGGTGTAGACTTCATCGCCTTGCACCAGTTTAATGCTGGCGGTGTATTGCTGCTTCCCAAGGGTGTGCTGTTCTTTCGACAGGATAAACGAAAGCGTTTCGCTGATATCGTCGCCATCTTTCACCGGGACACGCTTGGTGGCAACCACTTTGTCGCCAAGTTGAACGGTTAATTCCAGTTCCCCGGCCTGGATCCCTTTGGCGCGATAGCGAAAGGGAACTGTAATCGTGTCATCAAAAAATAATGTATCGTTTACTGGGGCATCTTTTAATTCCAGATAGCCTGTACCCGCACCACCCACACCATAAATGTGCAGCGGTACCTGAAGGCGGGCTGCTTCGCGGGCAAGTTCTTCCCACTGGGTTTTGCTGAAATTATCTCGGCCATCGGTGGCAATGACGATGGCGGATGGTAATTCCATGGAATCCCGATCCAACAATTGGCGGGCCGTATCCAGCATGCTGGTATTCGGGTCTTTCGCATCCAGCGACGAGAGCCAGGCAATTTTTGCATTGTCTGGCAGGCCACGCAGCCTGCTGCCAAACAGATATGGTTGCAGTGGGGCTTTGGCGCGAATCGATTCCAGCAGTTTTAACTGTTCATTGGCCAGTGCGCTTTTCAGCAATTCGATTCGTGGCAGACTGCTGGAAGACAATAACTCCCCAGGTGCCAATTCCAGACCATGATCCGGTTTTAATTTCCCAGCCGCAATTGCCACTCGCACACGGTCTTCCGTGGTCCGTAAAGGATCAATCTGGCTCATACTTTGGGAATTATCCAGCAGCACTGCTACCGGGCGGGTTTTCTTGATGGTAATATTTCCCACCCATACCGGCTTCAACAAAAGCAGCAGCAACAGGATCAACGTTAATGCACGCAAGGTTCCCAGAAGTATCCGGCGGTTTCGGCTGATTTTCATCGATTCTGTGCGATATACCAGCACAGAAATGGCAATTGCCACCGGGATCAGCAAGATCGCTAACCAAAGAGGAAACGTACCACGTGTTACGATCTCGGCAAATAGCATTGGTCAACAAACTCCTTACCAGGCTTTCCCACAGAACCATGCCCAGCCCGCTTCAAAAACCGCCAGTATCAATAACAAACCCAACGCCAGCACCGTCCACTCATTGCGGTTGCGTATCGATTCCACTTCCACATCCGGTGCCAGACTGTCTTTGATGTGCTGTGGGCGAAAACCAAGCAACGTATCAATCTGGTCTTCCGGCATCGCGTCAAGTGCCTGGTACTC from Zavarzinella sp. includes these protein-coding regions:
- a CDS encoding DUF1552 domain-containing protein; translation: MHLYPNRREMLHGIGLSSSGLLLSPILTKLTAQAAGAPITQKRFVFVVESNGVPPQHLAPSGITRKSRPQQAHNGPEQLFQTTLKDRTLPFSLEPVKKWQDKLTIIQGLSGRINGGGHSNNFGALGCFVTKGESTKIGGETVDGALAKAIPGIFPHVGLGISKSLQNNVVYSISALAADKGLPIICKPDQAYSHLFGSVASGAAKQEFTARNNLLDFMKDDISRAEKQLAGEERQQLSAYLETFESLRDRQSKLNAIEHTLREKAPVTSNKYTSEVETDRLDAQFDIGAAALICGLTNVLTISSAAGIRDFDITFKGLGIQLGKHGIGHGGSYQGKTWSELYDMIRRYHFELIAGLMKKLDAIPEGNGTMLDNTVIVYLSDGAEGHHSRCWEWPIVVLGNIGNRLKTGQYIDYPGYGYRGHRTTANFFLTLLHLAGDRRETFGMKDPGLKDIDQSGPLTELLV
- a CDS encoding DUF1588 domain-containing protein, yielding MRKIVLLIIFLGLLQTSQADEQVLENASMSQFQESVAPLLKQFCYQCHNDQKASGELNLVKLAANMKTSGTAARWAMVDQKLNNGSMPPKSQAQLSAHQKKLILGWLKQEMKRAGISIAKREQQVNGNLVPHELLFDPQQAAPFEVAPRVRRLSPEIYARFLAEVGKNVPGVTQPFTATSNQNFRDMGAPLVDEPVTAMLIRNALAIVNRQTAYRLEAGVPKGVGFVAKEVLACFDPRTPVSDATYETAIRWEFQMVLKRPPPVDELERFLALMQKNVKAAGTDLGVRYTLAAVFLLPEAIFRYELGATAELNAEKVRLSAMEIAHAINYGLTDSRPPAWLLADAAAGKLATREGVQAAIQKLWDDPKVEKSRIMRFFHEYFGYQAADEVFKDPKQNNQHDARILVADTDRLIELILKEDKNVLLELLTTNRSFVGASVAEDTRKKRLEAIQKFEEEKKKNPAKFVGKEVKLPGKSIYESYNLTDFPTSQPVELPKDQRAGILTQPSWLVAMSTSDDNHAIHRGKWIRERLLGGVVPDIPITVDAQLPHAPEKTLRERMMVTQQEYCWKCHQLMNPLGLTFEMYDHYGRYRTTEPVVDLQATAANKDKKGKPLGEIFRSVPVAAHGRIDLISGDQPTIKTVSGDVDHGIALIHRLAKSEYVEQVFIRHAFRYWLARNENLGDGPSLQAAHRAYRASQGSMKALVIELLSSEAFLYRTNVTTKTPTKQLSTNKDK
- a CDS encoding prenyltransferase/squalene oxidase repeat-containing protein, translated to MVRIVIIGMICLLVSSGAVSADDKFEHPKIEKKTQEAVDKALEWLAKRQNSDGSWSEPSYPNNTAITGYALMAFMSQGHVPNKGKYGPEVSKGIRFLVASSRDGDGYLVGARGGNMYCHGMATLALSQAWGMSGSNKGGDEDLKKVLKKAVDLIVRSQSSNGGWRYSPSPSGADISVTIMQVMALRGAKDSGLHVPDKTLDKALEYIDSCYDSRSGGYLYMPQSGSAGFARTAAGICVLKLCGQYEKNIGKSVTYLKQNMKDPREHFWYGHYYACHAMHQVGGKDWQDYYATITDKFLKMQQSDGHWSKSEPHSAGTVYQTAIAVIALSVPAEYLPIFQR